The Acetonema longum DSM 6540 genome has a window encoding:
- a CDS encoding sigma 54-interacting transcriptional regulator, translating to MSGIVFIAPNAEIGRIAENLKVDPDEYNVIYARLEEGVKAAGRALQKGARVLISRGFTCHLIEEAFPDASVIDVRYTAFDLLRAYLQAATCSQSIAIVDIQPVIDGMNSVEAILNLNVGTKTVKLVIPDYHSYMDGIDQAVAKGYDCVIGNQAIVNAAAARGLTGVLLRSGREGIELAVAAARQILAIHRIRDANALQTEIIINSVDYGIIAIDSDGSLIAFNRQARYLLRLDISNSRLDAFLVVMRKLMLEQEKVIGRVEKVDGHGEVVVNYLPIIVDGEPTGMVATIQALQQLQDIEQKTREELARRGRVARYSFADIESKSPVMRRVIQDAKRFAAYDATVLILGETGVGKEYFAHAIHQASPRQRGPFVVVNCAAIPENILESELFGYVEGAFTGAKKGGKVGLFEQAHKGTIFLDEIGEISENLQVRLLRVLQEHEVYRLGDDRIMPVDIRVIAATNRDLSALVHEKKFREDLYYRLDVLTLEIPPIRERKEDLEQLIHHFILEYNEKYHSHVESIEPGGLEILLNHDWPGNIRELHNFLGRVTALTQGKVIQEKEVLHCLRRRYQPQREGAAGLKEIEKTAILEALRKSGGSKQMAADMLGIGRATLWRRLKELADPIE from the coding sequence ATGTCGGGTATTGTTTTTATCGCTCCCAATGCGGAAATCGGGAGAATAGCGGAAAATCTGAAAGTGGATCCCGATGAGTATAATGTCATATACGCCCGGCTGGAAGAAGGCGTCAAAGCCGCCGGCCGGGCGCTGCAAAAAGGCGCCCGGGTTTTGATAAGCCGGGGATTTACTTGCCACCTCATTGAAGAGGCGTTTCCGGATGCATCAGTCATTGATGTGCGATATACTGCCTTCGATTTATTGCGGGCCTATCTGCAGGCTGCCACCTGTTCCCAGTCGATCGCCATTGTGGACATTCAGCCGGTGATCGACGGAATGAACAGCGTGGAGGCAATCCTGAACCTGAATGTGGGAACTAAAACTGTCAAGCTGGTGATCCCCGATTATCACAGTTACATGGACGGCATTGACCAGGCAGTGGCAAAGGGGTATGACTGTGTCATCGGCAATCAGGCGATAGTCAACGCGGCTGCTGCCCGGGGCCTGACAGGAGTGTTGCTGCGTTCTGGACGCGAAGGGATTGAACTGGCGGTAGCCGCTGCCCGTCAGATTTTAGCGATTCACCGCATTCGGGATGCTAACGCCTTACAAACCGAAATTATTATCAATTCCGTGGATTATGGCATCATAGCCATTGACAGTGATGGTTCTCTCATTGCCTTCAACCGGCAGGCCAGATATCTGCTGCGCTTGGATATATCCAACTCCCGCCTGGACGCTTTTCTTGTTGTCATGCGCAAACTCATGCTGGAACAGGAAAAAGTGATTGGTCGGGTTGAAAAAGTGGACGGTCATGGAGAAGTAGTTGTCAACTATTTACCGATTATTGTTGACGGGGAACCAACCGGTATGGTGGCAACGATCCAGGCTTTGCAGCAGTTACAGGATATTGAGCAAAAAACCCGTGAGGAATTGGCCCGCCGGGGCAGGGTGGCGCGTTACAGCTTCGCTGATATTGAGTCGAAATCGCCGGTTATGCGCCGGGTCATTCAGGATGCCAAACGCTTTGCGGCGTATGATGCCACCGTTTTGATTCTGGGAGAAACAGGCGTAGGCAAGGAATACTTTGCGCATGCGATTCACCAGGCGAGCCCCAGGCAAAGGGGCCCTTTTGTCGTCGTGAATTGTGCGGCGATCCCGGAAAATATTTTAGAAAGCGAACTGTTCGGTTATGTGGAAGGGGCGTTTACCGGCGCTAAAAAGGGCGGCAAGGTGGGGCTGTTTGAACAGGCCCACAAGGGCACTATCTTTCTGGATGAGATCGGAGAAATTTCGGAAAATTTACAGGTGCGGCTGCTGCGGGTATTGCAGGAACATGAAGTGTACCGGCTGGGGGATGACCGGATTATGCCGGTGGATATCCGGGTCATTGCCGCTACCAATCGTGATTTATCGGCATTGGTCCATGAAAAGAAGTTTCGTGAGGATTTGTATTACCGGCTGGATGTGCTGACGCTGGAGATTCCTCCGATCCGGGAACGGAAAGAGGACCTGGAGCAATTGATTCACCACTTTATCCTGGAGTATAATGAGAAATATCATTCTCACGTGGAATCAATCGAGCCTGGGGGCCTGGAAATTCTACTGAACCACGACTGGCCCGGCAATATTCGTGAATTGCATAACTTTCTTGGCCGGGTAACGGCTTTGACACAGGGAAAGGTTATTCAGGAAAAAGAGGTCCTGCATTGTTTGCGACGGCGTTATCAGCCTCAGAGAGAAGGCGCGGCCGGGTTAAAAGAGATAGAGAAGACGGCGATTCTGGAAGCCTTGAGAAAATCCGGCGGCAGTAAGCAAATGGCGGCTGACATGTTGGGAATTGGGCGGGCTACTTTGTGGCGGCGGTTAAAAGAGCTTGCCGATCCAATAGAATGA